In Streptomyces sp. NBC_00878, a single window of DNA contains:
- a CDS encoding ABC transporter substrate-binding protein — MSTTRRRVLATAAAVLSGTLLLASCGGGSGSGSADGKTLKLWHYEGPDSAMGLAWNEAIKEFERTHPGVEVKFEEKGFEQIQKTAPMVLNSNDAPDLMEYNKGNATAGHLSQQGLLTDLTAEATKRGWDKKLSAGVRTTSQYDAKGVMGSGKWYGIPNYAEYTMVFYNKDLFKKYGIAEPKTFDELTAAMDRFVDEGITPLANAGAEYVAQQYLYQLALSKADRAWVDSYELYKGKPDFHDAAWTYGAETFADWVKKGYISEKSTGTKAEDAGVSFIQGKSPILFSGSWWYGRFVAESKVDWGTFLWPGSNMTLGSGGNLWVVPKGAENKDLAYDFIDITMSKKIQNLLGNKGGIPVAADPAAITDPRSKDLIANFNTLAERDGLAFYPDWPVAGFYDVLVSETQKLITGTAKPDAYLDAVREAYDKGVQAP; from the coding sequence ATGTCGACGACACGAAGGCGTGTGCTGGCGACGGCTGCGGCGGTGCTGAGCGGAACCCTGCTGCTGGCCTCCTGCGGCGGCGGCTCCGGCAGCGGATCCGCCGACGGGAAGACGCTCAAGCTGTGGCACTACGAGGGGCCCGACAGCGCGATGGGCCTGGCCTGGAACGAGGCCATCAAGGAGTTCGAGAGGACCCATCCGGGCGTCGAGGTGAAGTTCGAGGAGAAGGGCTTCGAACAGATCCAGAAGACGGCCCCGATGGTCCTCAACTCCAACGACGCGCCCGACCTCATGGAGTACAACAAGGGCAACGCGACGGCCGGACACCTCTCCCAGCAGGGGCTTCTCACCGACCTGACCGCGGAGGCCACCAAGCGCGGCTGGGACAAGAAGCTCAGCGCCGGTGTGCGGACCACGAGCCAGTACGACGCCAAGGGCGTGATGGGTTCCGGGAAGTGGTACGGGATCCCCAACTACGCCGAGTACACGATGGTGTTCTACAACAAGGACCTCTTCAAGAAGTACGGGATCGCCGAGCCGAAGACCTTCGACGAACTGACCGCCGCCATGGACAGGTTCGTCGACGAGGGCATCACCCCGCTCGCCAACGCGGGCGCCGAGTACGTGGCCCAGCAGTACCTCTACCAGCTGGCCCTGTCGAAGGCCGACCGCGCCTGGGTGGACTCGTACGAGCTCTACAAGGGCAAGCCCGACTTCCACGACGCCGCCTGGACGTACGGCGCGGAGACCTTCGCGGACTGGGTGAAGAAGGGCTACATCAGCGAGAAGTCCACCGGTACGAAGGCGGAGGACGCCGGGGTCTCCTTCATCCAGGGCAAGAGTCCCATCCTGTTCTCGGGCAGCTGGTGGTACGGCCGCTTCGTCGCGGAGAGCAAGGTCGACTGGGGCACCTTCCTGTGGCCCGGCTCGAACATGACGCTCGGCTCCGGCGGCAACCTCTGGGTGGTCCCCAAGGGCGCCGAGAACAAGGACCTGGCGTACGACTTCATCGACATCACCATGTCGAAGAAGATCCAGAACCTGCTCGGCAACAAGGGCGGCATCCCGGTGGCCGCCGACCCGGCCGCCATCACCGACCCGCGGTCCAAGGACCTCATCGCCAACTTCAACACCCTCGCCGAGCGGGACGGTCTGGCGTTCTACCCCGACTGGCCGGTCGCCGGCTTCTACGACGTGCTCGTCTCCGAGACCCAGAAGCTGATCACGGGCACCGCGAAACCGGACGCCTACCTGGACGCGGTGCGGGAGGCGTACGACAAGGGCGTACAGGCCCCATGA
- a CDS encoding LacI family DNA-binding transcriptional regulator, with translation MVKITDVARHAGVSASTVSYALSGKRPISEETRQRIEDSIRELGYRPHAGARALASSRSNVLALVVPLRAGIHVPVVMQFAVSVVTAARRHDHDVLLLTQEEGEEGLRRVADTALVDALIVMDVQLHDRRLPLLRALDRPSVLIGFPAEPAGLTCIDLDFTAAGELCVEHLAGLGHRVIGLVGSPPEVYVRETGFAQRVVQGFTAAADRGGLSSSVHPCEAAPAAARQVAEQLLRERPALTGVVVHNEPVLEPLIDAFEALGLRVPGDLSVTAICPDEVAERARVPVTSIDLPTAEVGAGAVELLMRKLGGASAVPEATLLSPRLTVRSSTARRTTA, from the coding sequence ATGGTGAAGATCACCGACGTGGCACGGCACGCGGGGGTGTCCGCCAGTACCGTCTCGTACGCGCTGAGCGGCAAGCGCCCGATCTCCGAGGAGACCCGGCAGCGCATCGAGGACAGCATCCGCGAACTGGGCTACCGGCCGCACGCGGGCGCCCGGGCCCTCGCGAGCAGTCGGTCGAACGTGCTCGCGCTGGTGGTGCCGTTACGGGCCGGCATCCATGTGCCGGTGGTGATGCAGTTCGCGGTGTCCGTGGTGACGGCCGCGCGCCGGCACGACCACGACGTACTGCTGCTCACGCAGGAGGAGGGCGAGGAGGGGCTGCGGCGGGTCGCGGACACGGCCCTCGTGGACGCGCTGATCGTGATGGACGTCCAACTCCACGACCGGCGGCTGCCGTTGCTGCGCGCCCTGGACCGGCCGTCGGTACTCATCGGCTTCCCGGCCGAGCCCGCCGGGCTGACCTGCATAGACCTGGACTTCACGGCGGCGGGCGAACTGTGCGTCGAGCATCTGGCGGGCCTCGGACACCGGGTGATCGGCCTGGTGGGCTCACCGCCCGAGGTGTACGTACGGGAGACGGGGTTCGCCCAGCGGGTGGTCCAGGGTTTCACGGCCGCGGCCGACCGGGGCGGGCTGTCCTCCTCGGTGCACCCGTGCGAGGCGGCGCCCGCGGCGGCCCGTCAGGTCGCCGAGCAACTCCTGCGGGAGCGGCCCGCGTTGACGGGTGTCGTGGTGCACAACGAGCCGGTCCTGGAGCCGCTGATCGACGCGTTCGAGGCACTCGGCCTACGGGTGCCCGGGGATCTGTCGGTGACGGCGATCTGCCCGGACGAGGTGGCCGAGCGGGCCCGCGTCCCCGTCACCTCGATCGATCTGCCGACCGCCGAGGTGGGCGCCGGAGCGGTGGAACTGCTGATGAGGAAGCTCGGCGGCGCCTCTGCCGTACCGGAGGCGACCCTGCTGTCACCACGGCTGACCGTGCGGTCGAGCACGGCCCGCCGAACGACCGCGTGA
- a CDS encoding M20 family metallopeptidase has translation MIPEKLVRKAEAYATSGAYFDELAAMVAYPTESSRPERGVAVKAYLDEVLTPALLDLGCSVTEAENPSGGPFLVGRRVEDPELPTVLCYGHADVVDGHAGQWSEGRDPWTLTADGDRWYGRGSADNKGQHLVNIAALRLLLAEQRRLGFNLTFLFETGEEIGSPGLAEFAAAHRELLRADVLVASDGPRLDAATPTLFLGSRGGVQLQLDVDLRPDAYHSGNWGGVLRNPATTLTGAISTLVDGHGRIRVPELLPTELPEAVRTALAGVSVADSPGDPLPDASWGATELTPAERLYAWNTLEVLSLGAADIERPVNAIPGGARAVLQLRYVVGTDVDRVTDVVTRHLAAHGYDMVGVTVGSHFAASRTPLDDPWVGWAVEVLEQAAGRPVAVLPNIGGSLPNHVFTDVLGLPTLWLPHSYPGCLQHAPDEHMLGSIAREGVVLATALFHALGNPTPDHPLPVTLPAALPPSPEAPR, from the coding sequence GTGATCCCCGAGAAACTGGTCCGTAAAGCCGAGGCGTACGCCACCTCGGGTGCCTACTTCGACGAGCTGGCCGCCATGGTCGCGTACCCCACCGAGAGTTCCCGGCCCGAGCGTGGCGTTGCCGTCAAGGCATACCTCGACGAAGTACTGACACCTGCCCTGCTCGACCTCGGGTGCTCGGTGACCGAGGCCGAGAACCCGTCCGGCGGCCCCTTCCTCGTCGGCCGCCGTGTCGAGGACCCCGAGCTGCCGACCGTGCTCTGCTACGGACACGCCGACGTCGTGGACGGGCACGCCGGGCAGTGGAGCGAGGGCCGCGATCCATGGACCCTGACGGCGGACGGTGACCGGTGGTACGGCCGCGGGAGCGCCGACAACAAGGGACAGCACCTGGTCAACATCGCGGCACTGCGGCTGCTCCTCGCCGAGCAGCGGCGACTCGGCTTCAATCTGACCTTCCTCTTCGAGACCGGCGAGGAGATCGGTTCGCCGGGTCTCGCCGAATTCGCCGCCGCGCACCGGGAGTTGCTGCGCGCCGATGTGCTCGTCGCCTCGGACGGCCCCCGCCTGGACGCGGCGACCCCGACCCTGTTCCTCGGCTCGCGCGGCGGCGTACAGCTCCAACTCGACGTCGACCTGCGGCCGGACGCGTACCACTCGGGCAACTGGGGCGGTGTCCTCCGCAACCCCGCGACGACCCTGACTGGCGCGATCTCGACCCTCGTCGACGGGCACGGCCGTATACGAGTCCCGGAGTTGTTGCCGACCGAACTGCCCGAGGCCGTCCGCACGGCGCTCGCCGGGGTCTCGGTCGCCGACAGCCCGGGCGACCCCCTGCCCGACGCGAGCTGGGGAGCGACCGAACTCACCCCCGCCGAGCGGCTCTACGCCTGGAACACCCTGGAGGTCCTGTCGCTCGGAGCGGCCGACATCGAGCGTCCCGTCAACGCGATACCCGGCGGGGCACGAGCCGTTCTCCAACTCCGGTACGTCGTCGGCACGGACGTCGACCGCGTCACGGACGTCGTCACCCGGCACCTGGCCGCCCATGGCTACGACATGGTCGGCGTCACCGTCGGCAGCCACTTCGCCGCGAGCCGTACGCCCCTCGACGACCCGTGGGTCGGCTGGGCCGTGGAGGTCCTGGAACAGGCCGCGGGCCGGCCCGTCGCCGTCCTCCCCAACATCGGCGGCTCGCTCCCCAACCACGTGTTCACCGACGTCCTCGGCCTGCCGACGCTGTGGCTGCCGCACTCGTACCCGGGCTGTCTCCAGCACGCCCCCGACGAGCACATGCTCGGCTCGATCGCCCGCGAGGGCGTCGTCCTGGCGACCGCTCTCTTCCACGCACTGGGCAACCCCACGCCCGACCACCCGCTCCCCGTCACCCTCCCCGCCGCCCTCCCCCCGTCCCCGGAGGCCCCCAGATGA
- the dacB gene encoding D-alanyl-D-alanine carboxypeptidase/D-alanyl-D-alanine-endopeptidase, with product MRRVGRPKRSHNSRVYQWTWAVVLGLVVAGLGSSGPAGADAGSSGLPEAVDTILGDARLEGGAASVVIADAVSGDVLYQRQPTLRLMPASNTKLLTSAAAMEILGPDYTFTTDVLTTGRQAGSVLSGDLYLRGTGDPTALAKDYDALAARIAEAGITRVDGRLLADDTRFDRNRLGPSWASDDESAYYSAQISALSVAPDTDYDTGSVIVQVAPGAAAGDEPRVTVTPKTKYVDIDVRATTVAAGGANDLTVEREHGGNTIVVSGTTPVGGSGTSEWVSVWEPTGYAAAVFRDALTAHGVKVTGSTRLGHATPAAARQLASHTSMPLKDLLIPFMKLSNNMHAEILTKAMGRKVSGEGSWSAGIAAVRGYLKGVGVDTGKLRQVDGSGLSRMNNIPAGQFAKLLLAVRAEPWYADWYKSLPVACDPDRFVGGTLRTRMCGTPAALNARGKTGSLTGASGLSGYVKDAGGRELVYSIVLNNYLASTVKPLEDAIVVTLARSTADEAVLVKPGSSTRSAERAEGAEQDAGLECSWSKSGEC from the coding sequence TCCTGGGGGACGCGAGGCTGGAGGGCGGTGCGGCGAGTGTCGTGATCGCCGACGCCGTGAGCGGTGACGTGCTGTACCAGCGGCAGCCCACCCTGCGGCTGATGCCCGCCTCCAACACCAAGCTGCTCACCTCGGCGGCAGCGATGGAGATCCTCGGACCGGACTACACGTTCACCACGGACGTTCTGACGACCGGGCGGCAGGCCGGCTCCGTACTGAGCGGCGACCTGTACCTGCGCGGCACCGGCGACCCGACCGCCCTGGCCAAGGACTACGACGCCCTGGCCGCACGCATCGCCGAGGCGGGCATCACCCGCGTCGACGGGCGGCTGCTCGCCGACGACACCCGCTTCGACCGCAACCGCCTCGGCCCCTCCTGGGCCTCCGACGACGAGTCCGCGTACTACTCGGCGCAGATCAGCGCGCTGAGTGTCGCACCGGACACGGACTACGACACCGGTTCGGTGATCGTGCAGGTCGCACCCGGCGCGGCGGCCGGTGACGAGCCCCGGGTCACCGTCACCCCGAAGACGAAGTACGTGGACATCGACGTGCGGGCCACGACCGTCGCCGCGGGCGGCGCGAACGACCTCACCGTGGAGCGGGAGCACGGCGGCAACACGATCGTCGTCAGCGGTACGACACCGGTGGGCGGCTCCGGTACCTCGGAATGGGTGAGCGTGTGGGAGCCCACCGGGTACGCGGCCGCCGTGTTCCGCGACGCGCTCACCGCGCACGGGGTGAAGGTGACCGGGTCGACGCGGCTCGGGCACGCCACGCCCGCGGCGGCGCGGCAGCTCGCCTCGCACACCTCCATGCCGCTGAAGGACCTGCTGATCCCCTTCATGAAGCTGTCGAACAACATGCACGCCGAGATCCTCACCAAGGCCATGGGCCGCAAGGTCTCGGGGGAGGGGAGCTGGAGCGCCGGGATCGCCGCCGTGCGCGGGTACCTGAAGGGTGTCGGCGTCGACACGGGCAAGCTGCGGCAGGTCGACGGATCGGGGCTCTCCCGGATGAACAACATCCCCGCCGGTCAGTTCGCCAAGCTGCTGCTCGCCGTGCGGGCCGAGCCCTGGTACGCCGACTGGTACAAGTCCCTGCCGGTCGCCTGCGACCCCGACCGCTTCGTGGGCGGCACCCTGCGGACCCGGATGTGCGGGACGCCCGCTGCGCTCAACGCCCGCGGCAAAACGGGGTCGTTGACGGGGGCTTCCGGGCTCTCCGGGTACGTGAAGGACGCGGGCGGACGTGAACTCGTCTACAGCATCGTGCTCAACAACTACCTCGCCTCGACCGTGAAGCCGCTGGAGGACGCGATCGTGGTGACGCTGGCGCGGTCCACGGCGGACGAGGCGGTACTCGTGAAGCCGGGCAGCAGCACGCGGAGCGCCGAGCGGGCCGAGGGAGCCGAGCAGGACGCGGGCCTGGAGTGCTCGTGGAGCAAGTCGGGGGAGTGCTGA
- a CDS encoding carbohydrate ABC transporter permease, with amino-acid sequence MVLPFLIVAVNAVKSPAEYSSNGPLSLPEGVYLDGLKDFWERVDFGQKLVNSVLISGSVALGAVVLSVLNAYAIGIGRIKGRTWVLAFFVLANMLPQEALVYPVYYLSKEVGLYDTRLSVIIVFTVIQAAFGTYLLASVLGQFPREIIEAARIDGANKWQVLWRIVVPVSRPTIGVLLVFFFIWTWNEFLLPLVMLISNDNQTVSVALGVLQGQRLMDATMTNAAALLGVLPALVFFLVFQRTLTRGIAVGALK; translated from the coding sequence ATGGTCCTGCCCTTCCTGATCGTCGCCGTCAACGCGGTGAAGTCGCCCGCCGAGTACTCGTCGAACGGCCCGCTCAGCCTTCCCGAGGGCGTCTACCTCGACGGTCTGAAGGACTTCTGGGAGCGCGTCGACTTCGGGCAGAAGCTGGTCAACTCGGTCCTCATCAGCGGGTCGGTGGCCCTGGGCGCCGTCGTCCTGTCGGTCCTCAACGCGTACGCGATCGGCATCGGCCGCATCAAGGGCCGCACCTGGGTGCTCGCCTTCTTCGTGCTCGCGAACATGCTGCCGCAGGAGGCGCTGGTCTACCCGGTCTACTACCTGAGCAAGGAAGTCGGCCTGTACGACACCAGACTGAGCGTGATCATCGTCTTCACCGTGATCCAGGCCGCCTTCGGCACGTATCTCCTCGCCTCCGTCCTCGGACAGTTCCCGCGCGAGATCATCGAGGCCGCCCGGATCGACGGGGCGAACAAGTGGCAGGTGCTGTGGCGGATCGTGGTGCCGGTCAGCCGCCCCACCATCGGCGTACTCCTCGTCTTCTTCTTCATCTGGACCTGGAACGAGTTCCTGCTCCCCCTGGTCATGCTGATCTCCAACGACAACCAGACCGTGTCGGTGGCCCTCGGCGTCCTCCAGGGCCAGCGCCTGATGGACGCCACGATGACGAACGCTGCCGCGCTTCTGGGCGTCCTGCCCGCTCTTGTCTTCTTCCTTGTCTTCCAGCGGACGCTCACCCGCGGCATCGCCGTGGGAGCGCTCAAGTGA
- a CDS encoding MFS transporter: protein MTEISPQEAGSAKSAKSAGSAESAESAESSRPTPTAPLAEPSGPGRSSTRRAVAAASIGNALEWFDLVVYALMASYIGRAFFPADDPGVQLVQTYAVFGITYLIRPIGGLLIGAYADRHGRKKALMLSIRLMVVGTLMMAFMPGYAAIGILAPLGVVVARLVQGFAAGGEFGAATSFLVERNEQRKSFLGSFQFASQGLSTLMAAAFAAGLTATLSEDQMTSWGWRVPFVFGLLIGPVGYFVRRYVDESPVSPTSQVSQVSPSPSPSPSPIRAVFRHHWSGLLIAGGALVVSTALNFILQYLPTFGIKELGLDDSLSFVALFVAGAILTFGTPVVGLLADRFGRLRIMVPAALLIGASAVPLFLWLTRSPSFLTLVLCMAILGLLKAAYFGALPSVMSDAFPAEARATGLSFSYNTTVAVFGGFTPTIAAALVTATGSQVSPGYYLLAVAFVSVAALGAGARFHGIR, encoded by the coding sequence ATGACCGAGATCTCCCCGCAGGAAGCCGGGTCCGCCAAGTCGGCCAAGTCGGCCGGGTCCGCCGAGTCGGCCGAGTCCGCCGAGTCCTCCCGGCCGACGCCGACCGCCCCACTCGCCGAGCCGTCCGGCCCGGGGCGCTCCTCCACCCGCCGGGCGGTCGCCGCCGCCAGCATCGGCAACGCCCTCGAATGGTTCGACCTCGTGGTGTACGCCCTGATGGCCTCGTACATAGGCCGGGCGTTCTTCCCCGCCGATGACCCGGGCGTACAACTCGTCCAGACGTACGCGGTGTTCGGCATCACGTACCTGATCCGGCCGATCGGGGGTCTGCTGATCGGCGCGTACGCCGACCGGCACGGGCGCAAGAAGGCGCTGATGCTGTCGATCCGGCTGATGGTGGTCGGCACGCTGATGATGGCGTTCATGCCGGGGTACGCGGCCATCGGCATCCTCGCGCCGCTGGGCGTCGTGGTCGCGCGGCTGGTCCAGGGCTTCGCGGCGGGCGGGGAGTTCGGGGCGGCCACCTCGTTCCTGGTCGAGCGGAACGAGCAGCGGAAGAGCTTCCTCGGCAGCTTCCAGTTCGCGAGCCAGGGCCTGTCGACGCTGATGGCCGCCGCGTTCGCCGCGGGGCTGACCGCGACGCTGTCCGAGGACCAGATGACGTCGTGGGGCTGGCGGGTGCCGTTCGTGTTCGGCCTGCTGATCGGCCCGGTCGGGTACTTCGTCCGCCGGTACGTCGACGAGTCGCCGGTGAGCCCGACGAGCCAGGTGAGCCAGGTGAGCCCGTCGCCATCGCCTTCGCCGTCGCCGATCCGCGCCGTCTTTCGTCATCACTGGAGCGGCCTGCTGATCGCCGGTGGTGCCCTGGTCGTGTCGACGGCTCTGAACTTCATCCTCCAGTACCTGCCGACCTTCGGGATCAAGGAGCTGGGCCTGGACGACTCCCTGTCGTTCGTGGCGCTGTTCGTCGCGGGTGCGATCCTCACGTTCGGGACGCCGGTGGTGGGTCTGCTGGCCGACCGGTTCGGCCGGCTGCGGATCATGGTCCCGGCCGCGCTGCTGATCGGCGCGAGTGCCGTACCCCTGTTCCTCTGGCTCACCAGGTCGCCGTCCTTCCTGACGCTCGTGCTGTGCATGGCGATCCTCGGCCTGCTGAAGGCGGCCTACTTCGGAGCGCTGCCGTCGGTGATGTCCGACGCGTTCCCGGCCGAGGCCCGCGCGACCGGCCTCTCGTTCAGCTACAACACCACCGTCGCGGTCTTCGGCGGCTTCACTCCCACCATCGCCGCGGCTCTGGTGACGGCGACCGGTTCACAGGTCTCGCCCGGGTACTACCTGCTGGCCGTCGCCTTCGTGAGTGTGGCCGCGCTGGGGGCGGGGGCCAGGTTCCACGGCATCCGCTGA
- a CDS encoding carbohydrate ABC transporter permease, with amino-acid sequence MTVTVERRGRGGRFGGGRFKGGRIVEAHQHAKHPRRPRDSYALFLLPGVLAFFAIIVVPFLMNTGVSFTEWQGVGSPKWTGLANYRELMDDSEFWASFRHSLFMVVAMAAVPTVVGLVLAAALFDFVGKHFGSRTVAVLRACFYLPQVLPIAVAGIVWSWILAPENGSLNELLKAIGLGSLQQDWLGDPDLALYTVMGVMVWVQLGFPLVVFMAGLQRVDPQLYEAAELDGAGWWRRFWHITLPQIRPEIYVVLLWCTIAALKVFGAVYVLTKGGPGGTTNVPSYFSFTTFFEKTQVGYGAAISTVLTVIILVLALAGLKLQTRAEDAEEGLRV; translated from the coding sequence ATGACGGTCACGGTCGAACGGCGCGGCAGGGGCGGCCGGTTCGGGGGCGGCCGGTTCAAAGGAGGCCGGATCGTCGAAGCGCATCAACACGCGAAACACCCGCGCCGACCCCGCGACTCGTACGCGCTGTTCCTGCTCCCCGGAGTGCTCGCCTTCTTCGCCATCATCGTCGTGCCGTTCCTGATGAACACGGGCGTGAGCTTCACCGAGTGGCAGGGCGTCGGTTCCCCGAAGTGGACCGGGCTCGCCAACTACCGGGAGCTGATGGACGATTCGGAGTTCTGGGCGTCCTTCCGGCACAGCCTGTTCATGGTCGTGGCGATGGCGGCCGTACCGACCGTCGTCGGACTCGTCCTGGCCGCCGCCCTGTTCGACTTCGTCGGCAAGCACTTCGGCAGCAGGACGGTCGCCGTGCTGCGGGCCTGCTTCTATCTGCCGCAGGTCCTGCCGATCGCGGTCGCGGGCATCGTGTGGAGCTGGATCCTCGCGCCGGAGAACGGCTCGCTGAACGAGCTCCTGAAGGCCATCGGCCTCGGCAGCCTCCAACAGGACTGGCTCGGCGACCCCGACCTCGCCCTCTACACCGTCATGGGCGTGATGGTCTGGGTGCAGCTCGGCTTCCCGCTCGTCGTCTTCATGGCGGGCCTGCAACGCGTCGACCCGCAGCTGTACGAGGCCGCCGAACTGGACGGCGCCGGCTGGTGGCGGCGGTTCTGGCACATCACGCTGCCGCAGATCAGGCCCGAGATCTACGTCGTGCTCCTGTGGTGCACGATCGCCGCGCTCAAGGTGTTCGGGGCGGTGTACGTACTCACGAAGGGCGGGCCCGGCGGCACCACGAACGTCCCCTCCTACTTCTCCTTCACCACCTTCTTCGAGAAGACGCAGGTGGGCTACGGAGCGGCGATCTCCACGGTCCTGACCGTGATCATCCTCGTCCTCGCCCTCGCGGGACTGAAGCTCCAGACCCGCGCCGAAGACGCCGAGGAAGGGCTCCGAGTGTGA
- the yicI gene encoding alpha-xylosidase codes for MKFTDGYWLLRDGVSAAHPVEVLDVTAGQGALEIHAPTQPIRHRGDLLKGPVVTISAHAPMPDVIGVTFTHFEGEESRGPQFELGREEFAAHAEYDEESATLTAGALSVRVSRTGPWHVDFLADGRTLTTSGAKGMGIMRDSGTGGHYLREQLNLGVGTQVYGLGERFGPLVKNGQVVDMWNADGGTATEQAYKNVPFYLTDAGYGVFVDHPGRVSFEVGSETVSRVQFSAETQKLTYYVIYGPTPKDIIRKYTALTGRPALPPAWSFGLWLSTSFTTSYDETTVTSFIDGMKERELPLSVFHFDCFWMREFNWCDFEWDPRVFPDPEGMLARLKERGLHISVWINPYIAQRSPLFAEGKALGHLLKRPDGSVWQWDLWQPGMALVDFTSEAARDWYASKLEALLAQGVDCFKTDFGERVPLDVAYADGGDPERMHNYYTYLYNRTVFDVLRKHRGEAEAVVFARSATAGSQKFPVHWGGDCEATYESMAESLRGGLSLGLSGFGYWSHDIGGFEGTPTPALFKRWLAFGMLSSHSRLHGSSSYRVPWLFDEEAVDVLRLFTRLKLRLMPYLYEAARTAHAEGVPMMRAMLLEFPDDPGCAHLERQYMLGPDLLVAPVFSDEGDVSYYVPEGTWTHFLSGRPVTGPRWVREKHGFSSVPLLVRPGAVIPVGAVDDRPDYPYADGVTLHAYGLDHGAQVTVPVDGVTFTVVREGDTLRASSSDPSAPWALAAGERVARAKAGTGFLSLDLGPEPAAAQERG; via the coding sequence GTGAAGTTCACCGACGGCTACTGGTTGCTGCGCGACGGCGTGAGCGCGGCCCATCCGGTCGAGGTCCTCGATGTGACCGCCGGGCAGGGCGCGTTGGAGATCCACGCGCCGACCCAGCCCATCCGCCACCGCGGCGACCTGCTGAAGGGACCGGTCGTGACGATCAGCGCGCACGCGCCGATGCCGGACGTCATCGGCGTCACGTTCACGCACTTCGAGGGCGAGGAGTCGCGCGGGCCCCAATTCGAGCTGGGGAGGGAGGAGTTCGCAGCGCACGCCGAGTACGACGAGGAGTCCGCGACCCTCACCGCGGGCGCCTTGTCCGTGCGAGTGAGCCGCACCGGACCCTGGCACGTCGACTTCCTCGCCGACGGCCGCACGCTGACCACCAGCGGCGCCAAGGGCATGGGCATCATGCGGGACTCGGGCACGGGCGGCCACTATCTGCGCGAGCAGCTCAACCTCGGTGTGGGCACACAGGTCTACGGACTCGGCGAGCGCTTCGGGCCGCTCGTCAAGAACGGCCAGGTCGTCGACATGTGGAACGCCGACGGGGGCACGGCCACGGAACAGGCGTACAAGAACGTGCCGTTCTATCTGACGGACGCGGGCTACGGCGTGTTCGTCGACCATCCGGGCAGGGTGTCGTTCGAGGTCGGCTCGGAAACGGTGTCCCGGGTCCAATTCAGCGCCGAGACACAGAAGTTGACGTACTACGTCATCTACGGCCCGACCCCGAAGGACATCATCCGCAAATACACGGCCCTCACCGGCCGTCCGGCGCTGCCGCCCGCCTGGTCGTTCGGGCTGTGGCTGTCGACGTCCTTCACCACGTCGTACGACGAGACGACCGTGACCTCCTTCATCGACGGCATGAAGGAGCGTGAACTCCCGCTCTCCGTCTTCCACTTCGACTGTTTCTGGATGCGGGAGTTCAACTGGTGCGACTTCGAGTGGGATCCGCGGGTCTTCCCGGACCCGGAGGGGATGCTGGCCCGCCTCAAGGAGCGCGGGCTGCACATCAGCGTCTGGATCAACCCGTACATCGCGCAGCGCTCACCACTGTTCGCGGAGGGCAAGGCCCTCGGACACCTGCTGAAGCGGCCGGACGGCAGCGTCTGGCAGTGGGACCTGTGGCAACCGGGCATGGCACTGGTCGACTTCACCAGTGAGGCCGCCCGCGACTGGTACGCGTCGAAGCTGGAGGCGCTGCTCGCGCAGGGCGTCGACTGCTTCAAGACCGACTTCGGGGAGCGGGTCCCGCTCGACGTGGCGTACGCGGACGGCGGCGACCCCGAGCGGATGCACAACTACTACACCTACCTCTACAACCGGACCGTCTTCGACGTGCTGCGCAAGCACCGGGGCGAGGCGGAGGCCGTCGTCTTCGCGCGCTCGGCGACCGCCGGCAGCCAGAAGTTCCCCGTGCACTGGGGCGGCGACTGCGAGGCGACGTACGAGTCGATGGCCGAGTCGCTGCGCGGCGGCCTGTCGCTCGGCCTGTCCGGGTTCGGCTACTGGAGCCACGACATCGGCGGCTTCGAGGGCACCCCGACACCGGCCCTGTTCAAACGGTGGCTCGCCTTCGGCATGCTCTCCTCGCACAGCCGCCTGCACGGCAGCTCCTCCTACCGGGTGCCATGGCTCTTCGACGAGGAGGCCGTGGACGTCCTGCGCCTGTTCACCCGGCTGAAGCTGCGCCTCATGCCGTATCTGTACGAGGCCGCCCGCACCGCGCACGCGGAGGGGGTGCCGATGATGCGCGCGATGCTCCTGGAGTTCCCGGACGACCCCGGGTGCGCGCACCTGGAACGGCAGTACATGCTCGGCCCGGACCTGCTGGTCGCCCCGGTGTTCTCCGACGAGGGGGACGTCTCGTACTACGTGCCCGAGGGCACCTGGACGCACTTCCTCAGCGGCCGGCCGGTGACCGGTCCGCGCTGGGTCCGCGAGAAGCACGGCTTCTCCAGCGTGCCGCTGCTGGTCAGGCCGGGCGCGGTGATCCCGGTGGGAGCCGTGGACGACCGGCCGGACTATCCGTACGCGGACGGCGTGACCCTGCACGCGTACGGGCTCGATCACGGCGCGCAGGTCACGGTGCCCGTGGACGGCGTGACCTTCACCGTCGTACGCGAGGGGGACACCCTGCGGGCCTCGTCGAGCGACCCGTCGGCGCCCTGGGCGCTGGCGGCAGGAGAACGGGTGGCGCGGGCGAAGGCCGGGACCGGGTTCCTCTCCCTCGACCTGGGACCCGAGCCGGCAGCCGCGCAGGAGCGGGGCTGA